ATTGAACCTTTTGAAAGGTATAGTCTACATTCTCCATAGGCACCACATGGTCGTGTCGTGATTTAAAAATAATAAGTGGCTGGGAAACCTTCTTAAGATTCTTTTCAACTTCATTGAGGAGTTTTACCATCTCATACAAGCCCCTTGTTGGAGTCCTATCGTAGGCAGGCTCTTTAACACTTGGGTCTTTTATATCGCTTCCTATTGCTTTCATTGATTTAACAAATAAACTCATAATTGGAAGGAATTTTACTCTTGGATCATTAAGCATAACTATATGATTTATCAATATGCCACCTTTTATTTCAGGATGGTTTTCAAGCATGTAAAGTGCTAAAGCACCACCCATAGAAAGTCCTGCTACGAAAATCTTTTTACTCC
Above is a genomic segment from Caldisericaceae bacterium containing:
- a CDS encoding alpha/beta fold hydrolase, which encodes MDIKEAGKSFSSVSNSEVGVLVLQGFTGTVYSVIYLAKFLANLGYNVEAPRLSGHGTRWQDLNRVKYTDWISDIETAYKKLQDRSKKIFVAGLSMGGALALYMLENHPEIKGGILINHIVMLNDPRVKFLPIMSLFVKSMKAIGSDIKDPSVKEPAYDRTPTRGLYEMVKLLNEVEKNLKKVSQPLIIFKSRHDHVVPMENVDYTFQKVQSEEKKVVYLEDSYHVATMDFDKDMINAFTADFIKLNL